Proteins encoded together in one Pseudomonas sp. TCU-HL1 window:
- a CDS encoding SDR family NAD(P)-dependent oxidoreductase, with the protein MTAATQGALATQAPEAVLALSPAAQRLENRVALVTGAGRGAGRAHARLLASRGATVAIVDIDEDVARATAAEIEAAGGRAIALVADITDRDRAERLVADVAQTLGGLDILVHNAGLIYSMTGLEETDDANFNRLLAINIHAPLFLTRAALPHLRKSRAPRVIFINSQWGQVPDGHSYAYMVSKAGQLGLMKTLAKEFVSEGILVNAITPGAILTRMVPDEYIEDEKANIPLGRLVHPEEIAAAVAFLASDEAAFITGQAIPVNGGALVVGI; encoded by the coding sequence ATGACTGCTGCAACCCAAGGGGCCCTGGCTACCCAGGCGCCCGAGGCGGTGCTCGCCCTGTCGCCAGCCGCCCAACGCCTGGAAAACCGCGTTGCCCTCGTGACCGGAGCCGGCCGTGGCGCCGGTCGCGCCCACGCCCGCCTGCTGGCCTCCCGTGGCGCGACGGTGGCCATTGTCGATATCGATGAAGACGTGGCCCGCGCCACCGCCGCCGAAATCGAAGCCGCCGGAGGCCGCGCCATCGCCCTGGTGGCGGACATCACCGACCGCGACCGGGCCGAGCGCCTGGTGGCCGACGTGGCGCAAACCCTCGGCGGACTCGACATCCTGGTGCACAACGCCGGCCTGATCTATTCCATGACGGGCCTGGAAGAAACCGACGACGCCAACTTCAACCGCCTGCTGGCGATCAACATCCACGCCCCGCTGTTCCTCACCCGCGCCGCCCTGCCGCACCTGCGCAAGAGCCGCGCCCCCCGGGTGATATTCATCAACTCGCAGTGGGGCCAGGTGCCGGACGGCCACTCATACGCCTACATGGTCTCCAAGGCCGGCCAGCTGGGCCTGATGAAGACCCTGGCCAAGGAGTTCGTCAGCGAAGGCATCCTGGTCAACGCCATCACCCCCGGCGCCATCCTCACCCGCATGGTTCCGGATGAATACATCGAGGACGAGAAGGCCAACATCCCCCTGGGCCGCCTGGTCCATCCCGAGGAAATCGCCGCCGCCGTGGCCTTCCTCGCCTCCGACGAAGCCGCCTTCATCACTGGCCAGGCCATCCCGGTCAACGGCGGTGCGCTGGTCGTCGGCATCTGA
- a CDS encoding PDR/VanB family oxidoreductase, with translation MNPREAGLQVQITAMRLEADGVLSLELQAPDCGPLPEWTPGAHIDLLLPSGRVRQYSLCGDPEDRQRLSIGVLLEAKGRGGSREVHDSLRVGQRVAIRGPRNAFPLTTGQRYLFVAGGIGITPILAMAREAQRAGADWQLVYGGRSRASMAFIDELLALGGDRVAIQPADETGLLDLEEIAARAADGRHVYSCGPAPLLDALTERFKVDGLSDRLHLERFAPAAPAPGSGNGQGLTVILARSGREVAVADDQSIMQALREAGCNVSSSCEQGVCGMCETRVLAGEVEHRDMLLTDAERERHNVMMVCVSRARTPTLTLDL, from the coding sequence ATGAACCCGCGCGAAGCCGGGCTCCAGGTGCAGATCACTGCCATGCGGCTGGAAGCCGACGGCGTGCTCTCCCTGGAGCTGCAGGCACCCGACTGCGGCCCATTGCCGGAATGGACGCCGGGCGCGCACATCGATCTGCTGTTGCCTTCCGGGCGGGTGCGCCAGTACTCGCTGTGCGGCGATCCCGAGGATCGCCAGCGCCTCTCCATCGGTGTGCTGCTGGAAGCCAAGGGGCGCGGCGGCTCGCGGGAAGTTCACGACAGCCTGCGGGTTGGCCAGCGCGTCGCCATCCGTGGCCCGCGCAACGCCTTTCCGCTCACGACTGGCCAGCGCTACCTGTTCGTCGCAGGGGGGATCGGCATCACGCCGATCCTCGCCATGGCCCGCGAGGCCCAGCGTGCCGGCGCCGACTGGCAACTGGTCTACGGCGGCCGCTCACGTGCCTCCATGGCCTTCATCGACGAGCTGCTGGCCCTGGGTGGTGATCGGGTAGCTATCCAGCCCGCCGATGAAACCGGCCTGCTGGACCTGGAAGAGATTGCCGCCCGCGCCGCCGATGGTCGCCACGTCTACAGCTGTGGCCCGGCACCGCTGCTGGATGCGCTGACCGAGCGCTTCAAGGTGGACGGCCTGAGCGATCGGCTGCACCTGGAGCGTTTCGCCCCAGCGGCGCCCGCGCCCGGCTCCGGCAACGGCCAGGGGCTGACGGTGATCCTCGCCCGCAGTGGCCGCGAGGTCGCGGTAGCGGACGATCAGTCGATCATGCAGGCGCTGCGCGAAGCCGGCTGCAATGTGTCCTCCTCCTGCGAGCAGGGCGTGTGCGGCATGTGCGAGACCCGCGTGTTGGCGGGCGAAGTCGAGCATCGCGACATGCTGCTGACCGACGCCGAGCGCGAGCGCCACAACGTCATGATGGTTTGCGTGTCCCGCGCGCGAACCCCGACGCTCACCCTGGACCTTTGA
- a CDS encoding polysaccharide deacetylase family protein: MSIDNKARLAWPNKSPVAVSLTFDVDAEAGLLGESPNFARRLTSLSEGRFGVTRGVPRILELLRRHKIPASFFVPGHTADLHPALIEQLLKDGHEVGHHGHMHLRSDRISAIEQIDEMERGLEALARAGAPKPAGYRSSSWELTPETFELVLAKGFVYDSSCMGDDRPYYETWNGQSILELPVHWSLDDWPMFGWGIDNGGNFTHPRTLADTWLAEYESARRDGRHTTFTMHPEVIGRAARFEQLERFVERLVSDGDVWFARLDDVARQVAPQLKQVT; encoded by the coding sequence ATGAGCATCGATAACAAGGCCCGCCTTGCGTGGCCGAACAAGAGCCCTGTTGCCGTTTCACTGACTTTCGACGTAGACGCCGAAGCCGGCCTGCTGGGTGAAAGCCCAAACTTCGCCCGCCGCCTGACCAGCCTTTCCGAAGGCCGATTCGGCGTCACCCGTGGCGTGCCGCGCATCCTCGAACTGCTGCGCCGTCACAAGATTCCGGCTTCCTTCTTCGTCCCCGGGCACACCGCCGATTTGCACCCTGCACTGATCGAGCAGTTGCTCAAGGACGGCCATGAAGTCGGCCACCACGGCCACATGCACCTGCGCAGCGACCGTATCTCCGCCATCGAGCAGATCGATGAAATGGAGCGGGGGCTGGAAGCCCTGGCCCGCGCCGGTGCGCCCAAGCCTGCCGGCTACCGTTCCTCGTCCTGGGAACTGACGCCGGAGACCTTCGAACTGGTGCTGGCCAAGGGTTTCGTCTACGACTCCAGCTGCATGGGTGACGACCGCCCCTACTACGAGACCTGGAACGGCCAGTCCATCCTCGAACTGCCGGTGCACTGGTCCCTGGACGATTGGCCCATGTTTGGCTGGGGCATCGACAACGGCGGCAACTTCACCCACCCGCGCACCCTCGCTGACACCTGGCTGGCCGAGTACGAATCGGCCCGCCGCGACGGTCGCCACACCACCTTCACCATGCACCCGGAGGTGATCGGCCGTGCCGCGCGCTTCGAGCAACTGGAACGCTTTGTCGAGCGCCTGGTGAGCGACGGCGATGTCTGGTTCGCGCGGCTGGACGATGTGGCCAGGCAAGTGGCCCCGCAACTGAAGCAGGTGACCTGA
- a CDS encoding C45 family autoproteolytic acyltransferase/hydolase, which yields MSIVFRSSVCAPHERGREFGDVHARQIAATVNNYRGLFERVATRSYDLHALGTQALEQIAAFAAPLHEEILGIAEGAGIDAAYIGAINARTEILAYLGAQLRGECSTVVQANPFGAPVTAQTWDWYAEFADTWLTWEIPHADGRLTTTVTEFGIVGKPGVNNRGLGTHFNILHHQRDGEHIGVPVHVLSRWILDSCSDINQAILLCQDAGVSASSVLTLVAAVEGASATVSVELHPGGPALVFPDDNGLLIHTNHFLAETVRPFDTEPAAYPDTLVRHDLLRRRLAGRTGLRAHDLLTALNSHLGSTGALCCHPAAGLPQTGQYATLASITLDVVAGTLQALPGGPCRHL from the coding sequence ATGAGCATCGTGTTTCGCTCCAGCGTCTGCGCACCACACGAGCGCGGCCGTGAATTCGGCGACGTTCACGCCCGCCAGATTGCCGCGACGGTGAACAACTACCGTGGCCTGTTCGAGCGCGTCGCCACCCGCAGCTACGACCTGCACGCCCTCGGCACCCAGGCGCTGGAACAGATTGCCGCCTTCGCCGCGCCGCTTCACGAGGAAATCCTCGGCATCGCCGAGGGCGCAGGCATCGACGCCGCGTACATCGGTGCCATCAACGCCCGCACCGAGATCCTCGCCTACCTCGGCGCACAACTGCGTGGCGAGTGTTCCACGGTGGTCCAGGCCAACCCCTTCGGTGCACCGGTGACGGCGCAGACCTGGGACTGGTATGCCGAGTTCGCCGACACCTGGCTGACGTGGGAGATTCCCCACGCCGATGGCCGTCTGACCACCACCGTCACCGAGTTCGGCATCGTCGGCAAGCCGGGCGTGAACAACCGCGGTCTCGGTACCCACTTCAACATCCTTCACCACCAGCGCGACGGCGAGCACATCGGCGTGCCGGTGCATGTGCTGTCGCGGTGGATTCTCGACAGCTGCAGCGACATCAATCAGGCGATCCTGCTGTGCCAGGACGCCGGGGTCTCCGCCTCCAGCGTGCTGACCCTGGTGGCGGCGGTGGAAGGCGCCAGCGCTACGGTCTCGGTGGAGCTGCACCCGGGCGGCCCGGCACTGGTGTTCCCGGACGACAACGGCCTGCTGATCCACACCAACCACTTCCTTGCTGAAACGGTGCGGCCGTTCGACACCGAGCCTGCGGCCTATCCCGACACCCTGGTGCGCCATGACCTGTTGCGCCGACGCCTGGCCGGGCGTACCGGGCTCAGGGCGCATGACCTGCTCACGGCACTGAACAGCCATCTGGGCAGCACCGGTGCACTGTGCTGCCACCCGGCGGCGGGCCTTCCGCAAACCGGCCAGTACGCGACCCTCGCCAGCATCACCCTCGACGTGGTCGCCGGCACGCTGCAGGCGCTGCCCGGCGGCCCCTGCCGTCACCTCTGA
- the aroQ gene encoding type II 3-dehydroquinate dehydratase: MSRTVLVLNGPNLNMLGTREPATYGHETLADIAALCSCTAAELGFEVDFRQTNHEGELIDWIHQARGRCAGILINPAAWTHTSVAIRDALVASELPVIEVHLSNVHKREEFRHHSFVSAIAVGVICGLGSQGYSLGLQHFGQLFSKG, translated from the coding sequence ATGAGTCGCACTGTCCTGGTGCTCAACGGCCCGAACCTCAACATGCTCGGCACCCGTGAACCCGCCACCTATGGCCATGAAACCCTTGCCGACATCGCCGCGCTGTGCAGCTGCACTGCCGCCGAACTGGGCTTCGAGGTGGATTTCCGCCAGACCAACCATGAAGGCGAACTGATCGACTGGATACACCAGGCCCGCGGCCGTTGCGCCGGCATCCTGATCAACCCCGCCGCCTGGACCCACACCTCCGTCGCCATCCGCGATGCCCTGGTGGCCAGCGAGCTGCCGGTGATCGAGGTGCACCTGTCCAACGTGCACAAGCGCGAGGAATTCCGCCACCACTCCTTTGTGTCCGCCATCGCCGTAGGCGTGATCTGCGGCCTTGGCAGCCAGGGCTACAGCCTGGGGCTGCAGCACTTCGGCCAACTGTTCTCCAAGGGTTGA
- a CDS encoding cation diffusion facilitator family transporter has product MAGIEQRVLKVSILATALVACGGIAFGLWAGSQSIVFDGLFNAIDSCMALLSLMVSRLLVKQPGRRFQQGYWHFEPLVLALNGSVLVLLCVYALINSVSGLLRGGHALAFDSAILYALITLACSASMLAYQRRLNRRLQSELIQLDIQSWLISTVITAALLLAFGAGYLLQGTAWQWLGPYIDPAILALLSLVLIPSPLRTVIKAVKQVLRITPGELDREITELMAQMTRRYGFECFSHSVTQIGRGLFVEIQIVLPDAMDRWRVSELDAVRADIAAAIGREGPNRWLAIAFTRDRRWI; this is encoded by the coding sequence ATGGCCGGGATCGAACAGCGCGTGCTCAAGGTGTCGATCCTGGCCACCGCCCTGGTGGCCTGCGGCGGCATCGCCTTCGGCCTCTGGGCCGGTTCGCAATCCATCGTTTTCGACGGCTTGTTCAACGCCATCGACTCCTGCATGGCGCTGCTGTCGCTGATGGTTTCGCGACTGCTGGTGAAACAGCCGGGGCGGCGCTTCCAGCAGGGTTACTGGCACTTCGAACCGCTGGTGCTGGCGCTCAATGGCAGTGTGCTGGTGCTGCTATGCGTCTATGCCCTGATCAACTCCGTCAGCGGCCTGCTGCGCGGCGGCCACGCCCTGGCCTTCGACTCGGCCATCCTCTATGCGCTGATCACCCTGGCCTGCTCCGCGTCGATGCTGGCGTACCAGCGGCGACTCAATCGGCGTCTGCAGTCGGAACTGATCCAGCTCGATATCCAGAGTTGGCTGATCTCGACGGTGATCACCGCCGCCCTGCTGCTGGCCTTCGGCGCCGGCTACCTGCTGCAGGGCACGGCCTGGCAGTGGCTCGGCCCCTACATCGACCCGGCCATTCTCGCCCTGCTCAGCCTGGTGCTGATTCCCAGCCCGCTGCGCACCGTGATCAAGGCCGTGAAACAGGTGCTGCGCATCACCCCTGGCGAACTGGACCGGGAAATCACCGAGCTCATGGCGCAGATGACCCGGCGCTACGGCTTCGAGTGTTTCTCCCATTCGGTGACCCAGATCGGCCGGGGACTGTTCGTGGAGATCCAGATCGTGCTGCCCGACGCCATGGACCGCTGGCGGGTTTCCGAGCTGGACGCCGTGCGTGCCGATATCGCCGCCGCCATCGGCCGCGAAGGCCCCAACCGCTGGCTGGCGATCGCCTTCACCCGCGACCGCCGCTGGATCTGA
- a CDS encoding APC family permease, whose product MHQANTGSEPSAVLEKSIRWWDGVAITLSLPAALFVGLGYSIGAIGAWAAVALWAAIAAIAVLHNWVYSEMGAMFSEKSGGIALYANEAWSRRIPCLGPLATYAYWFAWATAPAIWGLAVAQILTEQFFANASYTLDLGVMQLDLPQLIALGVALFSWALSMVNLRFTMVIITAAGVLLMIPVLIFSGSFMANGWTTASFTWRISADAEGLRTVLAWLFVMAWSAYAVEAAASFIPEFRDTVRDTRKALRISALILLLVFTLTPLGLAGLLGEQALADHPYGFLQIGAQALLGGGAALITLVLIAGILVLSVMGTADAGRALYQSSLDGLTIRQFGTLNRSGVPARAVTVQLLINIALVLFVGNALAVIVAGNVGYVLAHLLAVAGFVVLRKDRPEAARPIRLGRGWVAIAAGLTLFDGLILVVGTTSASITGYGGLKEVGIAVAVLAISQVLFRLRRLQDRAQPASATFH is encoded by the coding sequence ACTTGGCTATTCCATCGGCGCCATCGGTGCCTGGGCAGCCGTCGCACTGTGGGCGGCCATCGCCGCCATCGCGGTGCTGCACAACTGGGTGTACTCGGAAATGGGCGCCATGTTCTCGGAGAAGTCCGGCGGCATCGCCCTTTACGCCAACGAGGCCTGGAGTCGGCGTATCCCCTGCCTCGGCCCGCTGGCCACTTATGCCTACTGGTTCGCCTGGGCAACCGCCCCAGCCATCTGGGGCCTGGCGGTGGCGCAGATCCTCACCGAGCAGTTCTTCGCCAACGCCAGCTACACCCTCGACCTGGGCGTGATGCAGCTCGACCTGCCACAACTCATCGCCCTGGGCGTGGCCCTGTTCTCCTGGGCGCTGAGCATGGTCAACCTGCGTTTCACCATGGTCATCATCACCGCCGCCGGCGTACTGCTGATGATCCCGGTGCTGATCTTCAGCGGTAGCTTCATGGCCAACGGCTGGACCACCGCCAGCTTCACCTGGCGCATCAGCGCTGACGCCGAAGGGCTGCGCACGGTGCTTGCCTGGCTGTTCGTGATGGCCTGGTCGGCCTACGCGGTGGAAGCCGCCGCCTCCTTCATTCCGGAGTTCCGCGACACCGTGCGTGACACCCGCAAGGCCCTGCGCATTTCCGCACTCATCCTGCTGCTGGTGTTCACCCTCACCCCCCTGGGCCTTGCCGGGCTGCTGGGCGAACAGGCCCTGGCCGACCATCCGTACGGCTTCCTCCAGATCGGCGCACAAGCGCTGTTGGGTGGTGGCGCCGCGCTCATCACCCTGGTGCTGATCGCCGGCATCCTGGTGCTTTCGGTGATGGGCACCGCTGACGCCGGTCGCGCCCTCTACCAGAGCTCGCTGGACGGCCTGACCATCCGCCAGTTCGGCACCCTCAACCGCTCCGGAGTCCCGGCCCGCGCCGTCACCGTGCAGTTGCTGATCAACATCGCCCTGGTGCTCTTCGTCGGTAACGCGCTGGCGGTGATCGTTGCCGGCAACGTCGGCTACGTCCTCGCTCACCTGCTGGCGGTGGCCGGCTTCGTGGTGCTGCGCAAGGACCGTCCCGAGGCGGCCCGCCCGATTCGCCTGGGCCGTGGCTGGGTCGCCATTGCTGCCGGCCTCACCCTGTTCGATGGACTGATCCTGGTCGTCGGCACCACCAGCGCCTCCATCACCGGCTACGGAGGCCTGAAGGAAGTCGGCATCGCGGTTGCCGTGCTGGCCATCTCCCAGGTGCTGTTCCGCCTGCGCCGCCTGCAAGACCGTGCCCAGCCGGCCTCCGCGACCTTTCACTGA
- a CDS encoding Rieske 2Fe-2S domain-containing protein, with protein MTTALTQRQRAEQAMRHQWFPVARSVDLDKPQSATLLGEKLVVYRTASGQAAVQAARCPHRGADLSLGEVHGENIACPYHGWQFAAENGKCSHIPALEDQCKIPHAAAIRTYPCQERYGHVWTALEEPLFDLYDLAEWRELNLEWLAAEPLDSPTGVAVAVENFGDVAHFAYIHRGMMGHVNPQVEPLNVRREGLDVWMDRPLTSCEGEWANDGDCMMNYHIVAPGLVAITYDYERLGKRVVAGFPCPVAYDHVKIFWGVANDRDYTGGDLEECLRVEELLYLEDLPVAATIVPREIDWDGNYVEHSTAADLYTMNYRRAFREFIERGQHVPVRLVDEQRAAQ; from the coding sequence ATGACTACTGCCCTGACCCAGCGCCAGCGTGCCGAACAGGCCATGCGCCACCAATGGTTCCCGGTCGCCCGTTCGGTGGACCTGGACAAGCCGCAATCGGCCACCCTGCTCGGCGAGAAGCTGGTGGTCTACCGCACCGCCTCCGGACAGGCGGCGGTGCAGGCAGCGCGCTGCCCGCACCGTGGCGCTGACCTGTCGCTCGGCGAAGTGCACGGCGAGAACATCGCCTGCCCCTACCACGGCTGGCAGTTCGCCGCCGAGAACGGCAAGTGCAGCCATATCCCCGCGCTGGAAGACCAGTGCAAGATCCCGCATGCGGCGGCGATCCGTACCTACCCTTGCCAGGAACGCTACGGCCACGTCTGGACGGCCCTGGAAGAGCCGCTGTTCGACCTTTACGACCTGGCCGAATGGCGCGAGCTGAACCTCGAATGGCTGGCGGCCGAACCGCTCGACTCCCCCACCGGCGTGGCCGTGGCCGTGGAGAACTTCGGTGACGTCGCGCACTTCGCCTACATCCACCGCGGCATGATGGGGCACGTCAACCCGCAAGTGGAGCCGCTCAACGTGCGCCGCGAGGGCCTGGACGTGTGGATGGATCGCCCGCTCACGTCGTGCGAGGGCGAGTGGGCCAACGATGGCGACTGCATGATGAACTATCACATCGTCGCGCCGGGACTGGTCGCCATCACCTATGACTACGAGCGCCTGGGCAAGCGCGTGGTGGCCGGCTTCCCGTGCCCGGTAGCCTATGACCACGTGAAGATCTTCTGGGGCGTGGCCAACGACCGCGACTATACGGGCGGCGACCTGGAGGAATGCCTGCGCGTGGAGGAACTGCTGTATCTGGAAGACCTGCCGGTGGCGGCGACCATCGTGCCGCGCGAGATCGACTGGGACGGCAACTACGTCGAGCATTCGACCGCCGCCGACCTCTACACCATGAATTACCGCCGAGCCTTCCGCGAGTTCATCGAACGCGGCCAGCATGTGCCGGTACGCCTGGTTGACGAGCAGAGGGCCGCGCAATGA
- a CDS encoding VOC family protein yields MLKLKRLDNMDILTHDVQRLVDFYHGTLGLGFFLPYVAEEKWAAIEMGNVTLYIFHTTDTTPVERRTAVNLEDKPGFDSFAFEVENLDAAIDYLDGKVEWVTAEPIEWQHPNGTHYRYRPMFDPDGNMFYVTEPHKTV; encoded by the coding sequence ATGCTCAAGCTCAAACGCCTCGACAACATGGACATCCTCACCCACGACGTGCAGCGCCTGGTGGACTTCTACCACGGCACCCTCGGCCTCGGTTTCTTCCTGCCCTACGTGGCCGAAGAAAAGTGGGCCGCCATCGAGATGGGCAACGTCACCCTCTACATCTTCCACACCACCGATACGACGCCTGTGGAACGCCGCACCGCGGTGAACCTGGAAGACAAGCCGGGCTTCGACTCCTTCGCCTTCGAGGTGGAGAACCTCGACGCCGCCATCGACTACCTCGACGGCAAGGTGGAATGGGTCACCGCCGAGCCCATCGAGTGGCAGCACCCCAACGGCACCCATTACCGCTACCGCCCGATGTTCGACCCGGACGGCAACATGTTCTACGTCACCGAGCCGCACAAAACCGTCTGA
- a CDS encoding shikimate dehydrogenase — protein sequence MSQHSDSVLAGLIGAGIQASRTPAMHEHEGDAQGLRYLYRLIDLDQLKLDSSALPDLLAAAERMGYTGLNITFPCKQAIIPLLDELSPEAAGIGAVNTVVLKDGKRVGHNTDCLGFGEGFRRGLLDVERRQVVQMGAGGAGSAVAHALLAEGVERLTLFEVDAARGQALVDSLNQHFGAGRAALGTDLPSAMAEADGLVNTTPIGMAKLPGTPVPAELLRPELWVAEIIYFPLETELLRNARAVGCRTLDGGTMAVFQAVKAFELISGRSANADRMMAHFASMNG from the coding sequence ATGTCCCAGCACTCTGATTCCGTTCTCGCCGGCCTGATCGGCGCGGGCATCCAGGCTTCGCGTACCCCGGCCATGCATGAGCACGAAGGCGACGCCCAAGGGCTGCGCTACCTCTATCGCCTGATCGACCTCGACCAGTTGAAGCTCGACAGCAGTGCCCTCCCCGACCTGCTCGCCGCCGCCGAACGCATGGGCTACACCGGCCTGAACATCACCTTCCCCTGCAAGCAGGCGATCATCCCGCTGCTGGACGAACTCTCTCCCGAGGCCGCCGGCATTGGCGCGGTGAACACCGTGGTCCTGAAAGATGGCAAGCGCGTCGGCCACAACACCGACTGCCTGGGCTTCGGTGAAGGCTTCCGCCGTGGCCTGCTGGATGTCGAGCGCCGTCAGGTCGTGCAAATGGGCGCCGGTGGCGCCGGCTCCGCGGTGGCTCACGCGCTGCTGGCCGAGGGCGTCGAGCGCCTGACCCTGTTCGAAGTGGACGCCGCCCGTGGCCAGGCCCTGGTGGACAGCCTAAACCAGCACTTCGGTGCCGGCCGCGCCGCATTGGGTACGGACCTGCCCAGCGCCATGGCCGAGGCCGACGGCCTGGTCAACACCACGCCCATCGGCATGGCCAAATTGCCGGGCACGCCAGTGCCGGCCGAACTGCTGCGTCCTGAGCTGTGGGTCGCGGAAATCATCTACTTCCCACTGGAAACCGAGCTGCTGCGCAATGCCCGCGCCGTTGGCTGCCGCACCCTGGATGGCGGCACCATGGCGGTGTTCCAGGCCGTGAAAGCCTTCGAGCTGATCAGCGGCCGCAGCGCCAACGCCGACCGGATGATGGCGCACTTCGCCAGCATGAACGGCTGA